Sequence from the Actinomyces slackii genome:
GGCGGCTGGCGGCGGCGCAACCCGGGCAGCGCCCGGCCCGCGCGGGGATCAGGCCGGCGCTGGGATCAGGCCGGCGCTGGGATCAGGCCGGCGCGGACAGCGCCGCCATGGTCACGTAGTTGTAGGGCTTGTTGAAATGCGGGAGGAAGAAGATGTCGAGCAGGGCGAGCTTGTCGATGGTGACCTTCTCCTGGATGGCCAGGGAGAAGGTGTGGATCATCATCGAGACATCCTCCTTGGAGGCGATCTGGCAGCCCAGGATCACCCTGCTGGTGCGGTCGAAGATGATCTTGATGGTCACCGGGTGGTTGTCGGTCAGCATGAACTCGGGGCGCTGATTGTCGGTGAACTCCGTGGCCACCGGGTCATAGCCGAACTCCCTCGCCTTGGCGGTGGTCAGCCCGGTGGAGACCATGTTGAGGTCGTAGACGCGCACGCCGTTGGATCCCTGGACACCGGCGGACTCGATGCCGGTCCCGCAGGCGTTGTGCGCGGCGACGACGCCCGAGCGCACGGCGTTGGTCGCCAGCGCGATGTAGTTGGGGGCGCCGGCGGCGTTGTCGTGGACGGTGGCGCAGTCGCCGATGGCGTAGACATCCGGCTGGCTGGTGCGCTGGTTGCGGTCCACCAGGAAGGCGCCGTTGTCGAACAGCTCCAGCACCCCTGCCCCCAGCTCCGTATTGGGCCGGAAGCCGACGGCGACGACGACCATGTCGACGTCGAAGGAGTCCAGATCCGTGACCAGGCGCTCGACCCTCCCCCGGCCCTCGACGGCCATGACATTGCGCCCCAGGGCCAGGCGGATGCCGTGGTCGGCCAGGGTCCGGCTCATCATGTCGCCGAACTCGGGGTCGTAGTAGCCCTCCAGCGGCTCGCGGGCGATATCGACCAGGGTGACCTCGCGGCCCAGGCGCTGGAAGGCCTCGGCCAGCTCGACGCCGATATACCCGGCCCCCACCACGGCCACGCGCCTGATCGAGTCATCCTGGAGCTTGTCGATCACCTCCGTGGCGTTCTGGTAGAGCTTGATGTACTGGACATTGTCCAGGGACGCCTTGAACTCCCTGGTCCCCTCGACCAGCTCGGCCCCCGCGATGGGCGGGACGATCGGAGAGGATCCTGTGGCCAGGATGAGCCGGTCATAGCTCTCCGTCCTCCGGACGCCGTCCTGGAGGACGTGGACCTCCTTGGCCCCGTAGTCGATGGACTCCACCACGGTCCGCATATGAACGGTGGCGCCCGCGGCCTCGAGCTGCTCCTTGTCGGAGTAGAAGAGTCCCTCGGAGCCGGCGATCTGCTGACCGATCCACAGCGCGATGCCGCAGCCCAGGAATGAGATATTCGAGTTCTGGTCGAAGACGACCACCTCATTGTCCGCACCGTAGTTGGCCAGAATGGTGTTGACGCAGGCGGTTCCCGCGTGGTTCGCGCCGATGACGACGATCTTGCTCATTGCGTGTAGTGCTCTCCTCAAGGAGTGCGGGCAGCGATCGCAGCACCACTGCCTTCCCTGACCACCCGTACGCTACCGACGCCCCCGGCGCCGGGGCCCGAATGTCACAGGAAGATCACGAAGGTGGCGCCCCGGGGGCATGAGGGCCCACCCTCCTCAACCGGCGGGATGCCGGGCATGGGGCGCTGAAGCCGCAGCCTGCTTTCGCCTCTGGCGGACAGTGCCGCCCCTGGGCGTGGCTGATGCCCTTCGCGGACCCTGCCGGTGTCAGGCCGTGACCATGGTCGGGGATCGGGGTGCGGGCCGCCGGCCCGGATGCCAGGGCGCGAGCGGGAGCCTACGCCCGGGGGTCCAGGGCGGTGATGAAGCCGGTGATCGCGGCGGCGACCTCGGTGCGGTGGCCCGCCAGGAGATGGCCGCCATCCCTGATCGGGACGAGCACGGCGTCGGGGAAGCGCCCCAGCGCCGCCCTGACGGCCTCGAAGGGGGCCAGGCGGTCGTCGCGGGCGTGGAGGATGAGCACCGGGGGCCGGAGCGCCTCGATCGGGTACTGCGCGAAACGGCGGGCCATATCCGGGTTGGAGAGGCGGGCGTCGAGATCGCAGCCACGGCGCCGCGGGCCGATGGGCAGCATCATCGCCACCGTTGACACCGGCATGGACATCACCAGGGGGAAGAGCGGGCTGAGCGCCAGCATGGGCAGATCGTGGAGCATGAGGCGCGGCGGCCCCATGTAGCGGGGGGCCACGGCGACGGGCTCGGCCAGCGGCATGGCCGAGGACAGGAGGATGAGCCCCCTGGTGCGCTCGGGGTGGTCCAGGGCGAAGCGGATCGCCGCCGTCCCCCCGGCCGAGGCGCCCATGATGACGGCCCGCTCGATCCCCAGGTGGTCGAGCAGCTCGACCAGCGCCTCGGACTGCTCGGCCGGGGTCCCCTCGCCGCGCACCTGGCTGCCCAGGTAGCCGAATCGGGAGGGGGCGATGATGCGCAGGCCCT
This genomic interval carries:
- a CDS encoding alpha/beta fold hydrolase, with the protein product MAGHRARVACAVGLGLTACAAGAARWAGRRRLARYPARSVELSHGRMVYLDGGDPDGAVVVSLHGLCGGHDQGYDAIAEHAQGLRIIAPSRFGYLGSQVRGEGTPAEQSEALVELLDHLGIERAVIMGASAGGTAAIRFALDHPERTRGLILLSSAMPLAEPVAVAPRYMGPPRLMLHDLPMLALSPLFPLVMSMPVSTVAMMLPIGPRRRGCDLDARLSNPDMARRFAQYPIEALRPPVLILHARDDRLAPFEAVRAALGRFPDAVLVPIRDGGHLLAGHRTEVAAAITGFITALDPRA
- the nox gene encoding H2O-forming NADH oxidase, with the protein product MSKIVVIGANHAGTACVNTILANYGADNEVVVFDQNSNISFLGCGIALWIGQQIAGSEGLFYSDKEQLEAAGATVHMRTVVESIDYGAKEVHVLQDGVRRTESYDRLILATGSSPIVPPIAGAELVEGTREFKASLDNVQYIKLYQNATEVIDKLQDDSIRRVAVVGAGYIGVELAEAFQRLGREVTLVDIAREPLEGYYDPEFGDMMSRTLADHGIRLALGRNVMAVEGRGRVERLVTDLDSFDVDMVVVAVGFRPNTELGAGVLELFDNGAFLVDRNQRTSQPDVYAIGDCATVHDNAAGAPNYIALATNAVRSGVVAAHNACGTGIESAGVQGSNGVRVYDLNMVSTGLTTAKAREFGYDPVATEFTDNQRPEFMLTDNHPVTIKIIFDRTSRVILGCQIASKEDVSMMIHTFSLAIQEKVTIDKLALLDIFFLPHFNKPYNYVTMAALSAPA